The Chloroflexota bacterium nucleotide sequence GAGAAGATGCGTATACAGACACGACACCTTGCCTCGTCCCTGCAGGCGCCATGTATGCCAATATGGACGTTGGACTTTGAAAAGGCCCTAGCCCCTCACAGGTCTAATGACGCTCGACCTCGCGTATGAACTCCCGAGCCAGATCGCGAAACGCCTCCGCCTGCTCATCCTGCGGGACCGTCCCCGCGTCGTCGATGACGTGCAGGCGAGCCCGCTCATTTCGCGTCAGGAAGCTCTGGGAGAGCGCCACCGGGACGAAATCTGCCAGCCGCCCCCAGACCAGACATACCGGCGACGCCAGGTTCCCGAAGGGACGGCGAACATCGCGGTTGAGCAGCCCTCCCAGAAAGGCGGCAGGGGCGAAACGGGCGCCTGGCTGATGAGCGGCCGCGTAACAGTGGTCGATCATCTCCTCCGTGACCAGGCTCGGGTTGGCGTACACACGATCGCGCAACACGTGCGCGATGGAGGCCCGCGAGACGAGCGCGTGGAACACGGCCTCGCCCAGGACCGGCGAGCGCAGCAGGGCGTGCAGAGAACGCTGCGCCTGTGTAGGCGGGGTATCCCACACCCCAATGCCCGCCGGACAGATCAGGACCAGCGACCGAAACAGATCGGGGGACGCCACAGCGGAGGCGATCGCGTGCGCCGCGCTGAGGGTGCTCGCGATCACATGTGCCGGCCGGCCGACCACATCCCGCACGAAGTCGGCGATCAGGGCCTCATAGAGCTCCCGCTCATACACCAGCGGCGGGCGAGCGGACAATCCATACCCCAACAGATCCAGCAGATACACGCGAAAGTCTTCGGATAGATAGGTGAAGGGAAGGCGCATCTCGTGAGCGGAGGCAAATGGATAGTGGCCATGCACCAGCACGACGGGAGGGGCCTCCTCCGGCCCGGCAACCCAGTACGCGACACGGAATCCACGCCACAGGTGCCGCTGCGTCTCCTCATGCACCGGGGGAAGCAACGGAGGAGCCGTCACGGACAGATAGGTGTTCACAGCGGCCAGCCCGCCCACACCCAGCGCCGCCATGCCCAGAAGCTTGCCGATGCGGATCCGAGCCATTTTCTCCTCCTCTCAGCGATCCCACACAAACGATCGCCAGTGACGGGCGATCCCCCACGTCACCTGGACATCGCCCGCGCCAGGAACCCCCATCCGGACCAACCGAAATAGACGGCAAAGGCGATCAGAAAGAGCCCGCACACGACCAGCGTGATCCGATATACCCGATCGCTGATCACGCGCCGCCCCGACGCCGTGGCCATGCTCAGAAGGCTCAGCCAACCCAGATCCGCGGTCCAATGCCCCACGACGTAGAAGAACGCCAGCGCCCACAAGCCATACGGGGCGACCCGCAGGATCTGGCTGGCCCCGAAGGTAGCCCACCAAAGCGACCAGTAAGGATTGCCGACGCTCATCAACACCCCGGCGGGGACCTGCCCCAGCCGCACAGCGCTCGGGGGCGACGCCGCGTGCGCATCCTGCAGGGACAGATGGCCGCGCCAGACGCCCGCAACCAGCCCATATCCCATCCACAGGAGCAGTACCCCGCCCGCCAGGCCGATCGTCCCGGCCACTACCGGCTGTTGGAGCCAGCTCCCCAGCCCATACGCGATGGCCAACACCAGGGCTCCCTCGATCAACCCGTGTCCCAGCGCCAGCTTGGGACCGCTCCAGAACCCGGCGCGGGCGCCCTCGCTGATCGCCAGCGCCGTGAGCGGCCCCGGCGAGAGCGCCCCCGAGAGGCTGATCACCCAGAATGCAGCGACGATCGCGATGAGTTCCACACACCCTCCTTCAGCTACCAGCTCCACAGGGGGAGGCGTGGAGAGGGCCTCCCCATAGCAGAAGTAACGGCGTTTCCCAGGTACGCTCTCAGACACACCCTCACGGGGCACGATCCGCTTGCCGGCTCAGATAAGCCACAGCAGCCCCGGCCAGGATTGCCGCGCCCAGGGGCAAAGCCTCC carries:
- a CDS encoding alpha/beta fold hydrolase — protein: MAALGVGGLAAVNTYLSVTAPPLLPPVHEETQRHLWRGFRVAYWVAGPEEAPPVVLVHGHYPFASAHEMRLPFTYLSEDFRVYLLDLLGYGLSARPPLVYERELYEALIADFVRDVVGRPAHVIASTLSAAHAIASAVASPDLFRSLVLICPAGIGVWDTPPTQAQRSLHALLRSPVLGEAVFHALVSRASIAHVLRDRVYANPSLVTEEMIDHCYAAAHQPGARFAPAAFLGGLLNRDVRRPFGNLASPVCLVWGRLADFVPVALSQSFLTRNERARLHVIDDAGTVPQDEQAEAFRDLAREFIREVERH
- a CDS encoding LysE family transporter → MELIAIVAAFWVISLSGALSPGPLTALAISEGARAGFWSGPKLALGHGLIEGALVLAIAYGLGSWLQQPVVAGTIGLAGGVLLLWMGYGLVAGVWRGHLSLQDAHAASPPSAVRLGQVPAGVLMSVGNPYWSLWWATFGASQILRVAPYGLWALAFFYVVGHWTADLGWLSLLSMATASGRRVISDRVYRITLVVCGLFLIAFAVYFGWSGWGFLARAMSR